In Marinibacterium anthonyi, the DNA window GCCCGTCGCGCAGGAAGGAAAAGCCCCGTTCGGCCAGGTCCAGCTGCATCGACGACACGCCCAGGTCCAGCACCACGCCGTCCAGATCCGTCGCGTAGTCATCCATGCGCGAAAACACGCCCTGTTGCAGGATCAGCCGGTCGCCGTATTCGCCAACCCAGGGCGCGGCCATTTCGAAGGCCAGCGGGTCGCGGTCGACACCGATGACCTGCGCGGCCCGGGCCTCCAGCAGCCCCCGGGCATAGCCCCCTGCCCCGAAGGTTCCGTCCAGCCAGCGCCCTTCGACCGGCGCCACCGCGGCCAGGAGCGGACGCAGCAGAACAGGGATATGGGCGGCACCGGACGGCGTATGCGCTGCCGCGGCCATGTCCTAGCCCGCCTCGCGCTTGGCGCGCTGCTGGTCCAGCACCATGTCCAGCGCATCCAGCGGATTGGTCCCGGACGGAAGGTCGAAGCCCAGGTCGTCGTCGGCCTCGGTCTCGTCCAGGTAGGCTTCGTATGCGTCTTCGGCCCAGATCTGGAACGTGGCCAGCGTGCCGACAAAGACGGCATTGGCTTCAAGTTCCAGCCCGATCATCTCGCGATGGCGTTGCGGTATGACCAGGCGGCCGTCGGGATCGATCATGATGGGAATGGATTTCGAGACATATTGCCGGACCAACCGCCGCTTGAGGTTGGATTCGGGCAGAAGGGCGATCTTGTCGGCGCGCTCTTCGGCGGCCTCGACGGTGTAGCCTTCGAGGAACCGGTTGTCGCTGCCACCGTAGACAAGGACGAGATTGGGGCGAAGGCCGTCGGCCCAGGCAGGATCGCCGGCTTCAAGCACACGGCGGAAGTCGGCCGGGATGGACATCCGGCCCTTCTTGTCCACCTTGAAGGTGTGCTCGCCTCTGAACCTGCGGTCCAAAAAACTGTCCCTTCGCTTGCGCCGCCTTCTCTGTTAGGGTTGCGCCTGTCACGTCCCCCGTGGTGCCGAAATGGAAAACGGCGAGTTGAACTGCTGCCACTGTTCAACCCGCCGCCCTCGTCCCGCTTCGCGGGGTGTCCAGCAACGCGCGCCACCTGGGGGGATGTCTGCTCGCTCGCGCGCCGGATCTCTCTTTTTAGTCAGATGAAAGGGGGAGCCTGTATGGTGTTTGCCTACTGTTCGAGCTCTTTTTCCGGCTCTGTTGTGGTCTGTACTGCCCCGTCGCTTCCGACAACCAAGTTGTCTCATGGGAGGGCATGGAGATCAACAGGAATTTACGGGACTTAGCCCCACACCACGGGGAATCCGGCACCAGACGCCCTAGGGATAAGTCTGTGGATAAGCAAGAACCTGCCCACATCGGCCAGGTAACGTCAGCGAGAGCACTAGATGTAGTAGTCACTATCGCCTCCCGTGAAATCCCAGCACAATGCTCTGTGGGTGACATTTTTTTCGCATTCGCATGGGAACAGGGTCGAATTTGTTGGATTTCCAGCGGTCGAGACCCGTTTCAGGCCCGCTTCAGACCTGAATCCGGTACGAATCGCGGGGCGTTCCCATGCACAGGCGGACACAAAAAGACCCGGTGAGGTCAAATACCCCCCGGGTCCCATCCATTCCCACTCCTGATCCCGTGATATCCCACCGGAACCCCGGTCCGATCCCATCCGCACCCCGATCGGGCCCGGATCAATCCCGGATACGCCCGGTGAAACCCCGATCCGGGCGTGTCAGGCCATCCCGCCGGCCACCAGTCCCGCCGCGATGCGGCCATAGGCCTGCGCCATCGGGCCATCCCCGGCGGCAACCGGTTCTCCCTTGTCGCCCGACAATCGTGTGTCGAGGTCGATGGGCAACATGCCCAACAGCGGCACGCCCAGGGCCTCGGCCTCGTCACGCACGCCGCCATGGCCGAAGATCTCTGTCTCTTTCCCGCAATGGGGACAGATGAAGGACGACATGTTTTCGATCAGGCCCAGAATGGGGGTCTTGAGCGTCTGGAACATGTCGATCGCCTTGCGCGCATCCAGCAGCGCCACGTCCTGCGGCGTGGACACTATTATAGAGCCGGTCAGTTGCGTCTTGGTCGCCAGCGTCAGCTGGATATCCCCCGTGCCCGGCGGCAGGTCGACGATAAGCACGTCCAGCTCTCCCCAGGCCACCTGCCCCATCAATTGCTGAAGCGCGCCCATCAGCATGGGCCCGCGCCAGATGACCGCCTTGGCTTCCTCGACCATGAAGCCGATGGACATGACCGTGACACCATGCGCGTGCAGCGGCAGGATGATCTTGCCGTCGGGCGAAGCCGGTTTGCCCGAGACCCCCATCATCCGGGGAATCGATGGGCCGTATATATCGGCGTCCAGCAGCCCGACTCGCCGCCCCGCCTTGGCCAGCGCAACGGCCAGATTTGTGGCGACGGTCGATTTTCCGACCCCGCCCTTGCCTGACCCTACGGCAAGTATGCGGTCCACGCCGGTCGGTTTCATCGGTCCGTCCTGGGGTTTCGGATGCCCGCCAAGCTTCAGGCTGGGCGGTTGCGACGGCGCCGGTTTCGCCGGGGCCGCCGGGCCATGCGCGGTCAGCGCGACGCTGACCTTCTCTACCCCGGGCAATGCCGCGACGGCCTGTTGCGCCGCGGCACGCACCGGTTCCATCTGGCGGGCCAGTTCGGGGCTAGGGGCTTCTATAATAAAGCGAACATTTGGCCCGTCTATTTGTACCGCCCGGACCAAATCGCGACTCATGAGCGTTCCGCCGCCCGGAATCTCGACCCCGTCCAGCGCCTCTTCGACTTCGGATCGTGTCAGTGTCATCCCGCCCTCCTGGCTTGGTCACCGGACTATCCGGCACCTGCCGCCCGAATGACAAGCCCATGAACGCCGTCGCCCAAGACGCAATCAATCCGATTTTCAGGGGCCCCGATCTGCATGCAGTTTCTGCATAGCAGCATTGAAGAGGTATCCATTGTGCACCTGCAGCATGAAATCTAAGTTTGGGCTAACAACGACGACGAAACAACACCTTAACTCAGAAGGCCAAGAGCTATGAGCAAGCAGATCGCAATGTCGGCCCCGATGGCCCACGAACCCGCTTTGCTGCGTAACCTGATGGATCGGTTCGTGGCACGCCGTGCCCGCAACAAGGTCTACCGCGAGACCCTCGCAGAGCTGCGCTCGCTCAGCGACCGCGATCTCAGCGACCTCGGCCTGGCCCGCTCGAACATCAGCAGCGTCGCCTGGGAAGCAGCAAACGGCGCCCGCTGAGGCGCCAAGGAACACAGAGATCAGGTTTCCATCTCCTCCTCCCTTGGAAACCTGACTAAGCGGCGGCATCCTCCTCCTCCCTGATGTCGCCGCGCTTTATACCGGCCCCGAATGCCGGAACAGAACGCACCGGGAGCTCCTCCTCCTCCCTTGTTTCCGGTGTGTCAGCGGCGGTTACCACTCCTCCTCCCAGGTGCCGCCGCACACCCATACCGGCCTTGAACGCCGGAACAGAATGCACCGGGGCTTTCCTCCTCCCTCGCTCCGGTGTGTCAGCGGCGGTTGCCACTCCTCCTCCCAGGTGCCGCCGCACACTCATACCGGCCTTGAACGCCGGAACAGAATGCACCGGGGCTTTCCTCCTCCCTCGCCCCGGTGTGTCAGCGGCGGTTACCACTCCTCCTCCCAGGTGCCGCCGCACACTCATACCGGCCTTGAACGCCGGAACAGAATGCACCGGGGCTTTCCTCCTCCCTCGCTCCGGTGTGTCAGCGGCGGTTACCACTCCTCCTCCCAGGTGCCGCCGCACACTCATACTGGTCGCAAGACCAGGCCGATATGCGCCAGGACGTTTCCTCCTCCCTCGATCCTGGTGCTGTAGCGAACGGCGGCGCCACTCCTCCTCCCAGGCGTCGCCGTTTCGCGTTTACGGGACTCCGAAAAGCGAAACCTCGCTCAACTTCAGTTGATTTCCGGTCAATTTCTGAAAAATTTGAAACAACCGCATCGAAAAATATTCTCGGTCGTGTAAGTTGTACGGAAGATTTCGGTCCCGCACAGACGCGACCAGACGCGGAGCATGGCGCAGGCGAATTCAATCGCACGGCTTCGGACCTGCCGGATCGATTGAATGGATTCTGGTATTGTGGCGATGTCCACTGCGACCGCTTTCGGAACCAGGGAAAAGGATTTTGATTTCAGTCCACTACCAGCCCGATACAGCCAGTGGGGCCATTGCCCGCCCGGCCCTGCCGTCGATGGCCGACTGGACGCCGGAAGCACACGGCGGGCATTCCCCGGCCATTCGGTCCTGCCAGAAACCCACGATCGTATTCGCAAAACCTCACGCCACATAGGTCGCGATCATGGAACAATTTGGCTTCGGCAGCGTCCTATGTTTCATAGATGAGAAATAGTTGCCGGTCTGAAATCCCGCTGCCGTGCAATCCCCCGGATGCGCGGCAGGTTGCCTGAGCGGAGAGAAGGAAGGAAAGGGTTCCATGACGGTCCTGAAAGAAGGTTCAACGGGCGATGACGTGCAGAGCGTGCAGGTGCGCCTGAACGAACTTGGTGCCCACCCCGAACTGCGGACCGACGGGGACTTTGGCCCGATGACCCGCAATGCCCTGATCGCGTTCCAGACCATGGCGCGTCTGCCGCGGCGTGACGGAGAGCTTGACGCGATGACCCGCGCGGCCCTGAAGAAAGGCGGCAAGCTTCCGCAGATGCCCGTCATGGACTATGCGCAGCTGCCCGACATCTTCGAAAGCATCCCCGACAATTTCGCCCGCCTGCTGGAACATCTGAACCGGATGAAAAGCCTGATTGCGCGACTGGACTCGCAGGTCAGCCGCAACCGCGAGGCGATGCAGTCGATGATGGCCCGGAACGGGCCGCTGTGGTGCGAACTGTCGCAGCGCTATGAGGCGATCGCCAAGCTGCAGCAGGAATTCCGCGAGGTCCTGCTGGATGATCCCCACCGCGCCGAGCAGATTGCACTGGATTGCGTCAAGCGCAATGGCGAGGCGCAAAAGCTTTATAACGCGGCCTTCGAGGCGCAGAGCGACACGAACGACGCCCTGAAAACCCTGCAATCCTACACCGCGACCATGGCCAGGGAAATGACCCGGCAGGCGGACGAACTGGCCAAGCTGCTGAAGAACTGACGCCGCCAGAATCCGGCCATGGTCCGGCCGGATCCGGACACACCATGTGCCCACCGGGCCCTTTTCGTATCACCGGCGGCGTCCGCCCAGAGCGCCGCCGTTTCGCGTTATGGGCCATTCGAAGTGATGGAATTCCTGTTTTGGGTGTAATCTGCGTCACAGACGGGCGCCCAATCGTGCGCCATTGTCCCCACATGCCCGCCAGTTCGGGCGCTTTTGCGAGTGGAGCACGACATGGGTACTGCAACGAAGGTCGAGAAATTTCCGGTGATCAAGGTCAAGACCAGCCTTGGCAAACCCAGCATGAAGACCAGTTTCAAGGTCAAGGGCGCGACCCTGGACGAGGTGCGCGACAACCTCGCAAAGTTCGATCACTGGGGGGAATACACCTGCCCGCTGGGCACCAAGTGGAAGACGGCGGGCAAGCAGAAGAACGCGACCGAAGTCTCGCTGACCACGAAACCCGAGATCGCGATGCCGGTCTGGTCGAATTACTCGAAGGCCTCCAAGGACGACAAGGCCGCCTGGGACGCCATGTACGCCAAGCTGCTGAAGCACGAGAAGAACCACCATGCGCTGGCGCTTGAGGCCATTGCCATCTTCATCAAGGAAATCGACGACAAGAATTCCGCGATCGACGCCGTGAACAAGAAGATCGACAAGGAAACCGACCCGAAGAAACAGGAAAAACTGCGCGATGACTTCGACGCGATGACGGAATCCGTCCTGAAGGCGCGGCTGAAGACATTGGGCGAAGACCTGCAAAAGGTGCAGGACGACTACGACACCAAATCGGACCACGGCAAGAAGGAAGGCGTCAAGCTGTGACGCCCACCTGATCAGAAGGGAATATCGTCGCTGGCTGACACGAAGCGGGCGACGACCTTCTTCACCCCCGCCTTTTCAAAGTCGATCTCCAGCTTGTCGCCTTCTATCCCGACGATGGCGCCATAGCCGAACTTCTGGTGGAACACCCGTTCGCCCATGGTAAAGCTCGACACCGCTTCCAGGTCGATCACCGAATTCCGGCTTTCCTTGGGCTGCGACATGCCGCGCTGTCCGGCCCGCGCCTGCAGGCGTTTCCAGCCCGGCGAGTTGTAGACATTGGCCTCGGCCGCTTTCGCCTCGACTCCCGCGTTCAGACCCGACCCCAACCCGGACCCCATGCCGGCGGATGCCGCACCGAAGCCCCCGCCGTACAGGCCCGGCGGCGTCAGCACCTCGACATGCTGTTCGGGCAGTTCGTCGATGAACCGCGACGGCAACGCCGATTGCCACTGGCCGAACACCCGCCGGTTGGCCGCGAAGGAAATCGTGCAGACTTCCTCGGCGCGGGTGATGCCCACGTAGGCCAGCCGCCGTTCCTCCTCGAGCCCCTTGAGCCCGGTCTCGTCCATCGACCGTTGCGACGGGAACAGCCCATCCTCCCACCCCGGCAGGAACACGGCGGGAAATTCCAGCCCCTTGGCCGCATGCAGCGTCATGATCGATATCTTCTCGTCCGCGTCGTCGCTTTCATTGTCCATGATCAGCGCGACGTGTTCCAGGAAGCCCTGCAGGTTCTCGAAGGATTCCAGTGCCTTGATCAGTTCCTTGAGGTTCTCCAGACGGCCCGGCGCCTCGGGCGTCTTGTCGTTCTGCCACATCTCGGTGTAGCCGGATTCATCCAGGATGATCTCGGCCAGTTCCATGTGGCTGACCGATGTATCCCCCGTCATCCGCCCCCAACGCGCCAGGCTTTCGACCAGGTGACGCAGCTGGTTGGCGCCCTTGCCCTTGATCAACCCGGTTTCGACCGCGATCGCCGCGCCTTCCACCAGGCTTACGCCATTGCTGCGGGCAGCCACCTGGATCGTCTGTTGCGCCTTGTCGCCCAGACCCCGTTTCGGCGTGTTGACGATGCGTTCGAACGCCAGGTCGTCGTCGGGCGACACCACCAGCCGGAAATAGGCCATGGCATCGCGGATCTCCATCCGTTCGTAAAAGCGCGGGCCGCCGATGACCTTGTAGGGCAGACCGATGGTCAGGAACCTGTCCTCGAACGCCCGCATCTGGTGGGACGCCCGCACCAGGATCGCCATCTGGTTCAGCGAATAGGGATGCATGCCACGGGTGCCGCGCTGCATCGATTCGACTTCCTCGCCGATCCAGCGCGCCTCTTCCTCGCCGTCCCAATGGCCGATCAGGCGCACCTTCTCGCCCTCCTGCGCATCGGTCCACAGCGTCTTGCCCAACCGCCCCTCGTTCCCGGCGATCACGCCGGACGCGGCGGCCAGGATATGCGGGGTCGACCGGTAATTCTGTTCCAGCCGCACAACATGGGCACCCGGAAAATCCTTTTCGAACCGCAGGATGTTGCCCACCTCGGCGCCGCGCCAGCCATAGATCGACTGGTCGTCATCCCCCACGCAGCAGATGTTCTTGTGCCCCGACGCCAACAGCCGCAGCCACAGGTACTGGGCCACGTTGGTATCCTGATATTCGTCCACCAGGATGTAGCGGAACCAGCGCTGGTATTGCTCCAGCACGTCGGGATGGGCCTGGAAGATCGTCACCATGTGCAGCAGCAGGTCGCCGAAATCGACGGCGTTCAATTCGCGCAGGCGTTCCTGGTACTGGGCGTACAGGCCGACGCCCTTGTGGTTGTAGGCCCCCGCATCCGCCGCCGGCACCTTGCCCGGGGTCAGCGCCCGGTTCTTCCAGCCGTCGATGATGTTGGCCAGCTGGCGCGCCGGCCAGCGCTTGTCGTCGATGCCCGCCGCCTGCACCAGCTGCTTGAGCAGGCGAAGCTGGTCGTCGGTGTCCAGAATCGTGAAATTCGACTTAAGCCCGGCCAGTTCGGCGT includes these proteins:
- a CDS encoding cell division protein MraZ, translated to MDRRFRGEHTFKVDKKGRMSIPADFRRVLEAGDPAWADGLRPNLVLVYGGSDNRFLEGYTVEAAEERADKIALLPESNLKRRLVRQYVSKSIPIMIDPDGRLVIPQRHREMIGLELEANAVFVGTLATFQIWAEDAYEAYLDETEADDDLGFDLPSGTNPLDALDMVLDQQRAKREAG
- the minD_3 gene encoding Cell division inhibitor MinD codes for the protein MTLTRSEVEEALDGVEIPGGGTLMSRDLVRAVQIDGPNVRFIIEAPSPELARQMEPVRAAAQQAVAALPGVEKVSVALTAHGPAAPAKPAPSQPPSLKLGGHPKPQDGPMKPTGVDRILAVGSGKGGVGKSTVATNLAVALAKAGRRVGLLDADIYGPSIPRMMGVSGKPASPDGKIILPLHAHGVTVMSIGFMVEEAKAVIWRGPMLMGALQQLMGQVAWGELDVLIVDLPPGTGDIQLTLATKTQLTGSIIVSTPQDVALLDARKAIDMFQTLKTPILGLIENMSSFICPHCGKETEIFGHGGVRDEAEALGVPLLGMLPIDLDTRLSGDKGEPVAAGDGPMAQAYGRIAAGLVAGGMA
- a CDS encoding hypothetical protein (putative conserved small protein), with product MSKQIAMSAPMAHEPALLRNLMDRFVARRARNKVYRETLAELRSLSDRDLSDLGLARSNISSVAWEAANGAR
- a CDS encoding spore cortex-lytic enzyme; translated protein: MTVLKEGSTGDDVQSVQVRLNELGAHPELRTDGDFGPMTRNALIAFQTMARLPRRDGELDAMTRAALKKGGKLPQMPVMDYAQLPDIFESIPDNFARLLEHLNRMKSLIARLDSQVSRNREAMQSMMARNGPLWCELSQRYEAIAKLQQEFREVLLDDPHRAEQIALDCVKRNGEAQKLYNAAFEAQSDTNDALKTLQSYTATMAREMTRQADELAKLLKN
- a CDS encoding putative secreted Zn-dependent protease, with product MGTATKVEKFPVIKVKTSLGKPSMKTSFKVKGATLDEVRDNLAKFDHWGEYTCPLGTKWKTAGKQKNATEVSLTTKPEIAMPVWSNYSKASKDDKAAWDAMYAKLLKHEKNHHALALEAIAIFIKEIDDKNSAIDAVNKKIDKETDPKKQEKLRDDFDAMTESVLKARLKTLGEDLQKVQDDYDTKSDHGKKEGVKL
- the uvrD gene encoding DNA helicase II, with protein sequence MSSFDDMDAFEQADRSSLSARAMASRPMPYLDGLNPAQREAVEILDGPVLMLAGAGTGKTKALTARIVHLLNTGSARPNEILAVTFTNKAAREMKNRVGGMLGQAIEGVPWLGTFHSICVKLLRRHAELAGLKSNFTILDTDDQLRLLKQLVQAAGIDDKRWPARQLANIIDGWKNRALTPGKVPAADAGAYNHKGVGLYAQYQERLRELNAVDFGDLLLHMVTIFQAHPDVLEQYQRWFRYILVDEYQDTNVAQYLWLRLLASGHKNICCVGDDDQSIYGWRGAEVGNILRFEKDFPGAHVVRLEQNYRSTPHILAAASGVIAGNEGRLGKTLWTDAQEGEKVRLIGHWDGEEEARWIGEEVESMQRGTRGMHPYSLNQMAILVRASHQMRAFEDRFLTIGLPYKVIGGPRFYERMEIRDAMAYFRLVVSPDDDLAFERIVNTPKRGLGDKAQQTIQVAARSNGVSLVEGAAIAVETGLIKGKGANQLRHLVESLARWGRMTGDTSVSHMELAEIILDESGYTEMWQNDKTPEAPGRLENLKELIKALESFENLQGFLEHVALIMDNESDDADEKISIMTLHAAKGLEFPAVFLPGWEDGLFPSQRSMDETGLKGLEEERRLAYVGITRAEEVCTISFAANRRVFGQWQSALPSRFIDELPEQHVEVLTPPGLYGGGFGAASAGMGSGLGSGLNAGVEAKAAEANVYNSPGWKRLQARAGQRGMSQPKESRNSVIDLEAVSSFTMGERVFHQKFGYGAIVGIEGDKLEIDFEKAGVKKVVARFVSASDDIPF